A stretch of DNA from Saccharomycodes ludwigii strain NBRC 1722 chromosome I, whole genome shotgun sequence:
GGCTCCATTGGTTCCACCAGAACAGATGGTTCTTCTGATAACTTTGTTAAACGTGAAAGAGCACAAGAAgactattttattatccaaagggaaaaagaagagttACAAAAGTTGAAGGAACAATTGAAAAGTCACGAAGACAAAGtcgaaaaattaaagaaggAAATTGATGGTTTTTCTAGTAAAAAATAGCTTGGATATGATTCCTAGTGGtaattgataatattacatgtaatgaattttattttgtttaatttaagtattcctttttttatattttaatttacaaCGTctatacatttttttttttttttttttttgctctCCTTTTgtattaacaaaaatatctaTGTTATGTAATATGAAAAGTGGGATACTAGGTATGCAACAATAAGTTCAGTTTTGTACTTTTAGCGGGCATctgtatatttattgaattaaataagGGTTGCAAGTTATcttatatcatttttactGTTTTGGTGGTCATGTAAACTACAGCGTCCACGCTAAAATGAAGAATAACTATTTGTATTCTCTTGTTTTGTCAATAGAAAACACATCTATGATATCTTAAACATTGTTGCTAActattagatttttttttttacttttaaagtcattttttttttattgtttttgtcaCACTAGTATTTCATAGTTTATTAGCTAAATTAAATTGacattgtaaaaaaaaaaaaaaaaaaaaaaaaaaaaaaaggaatggTTTTGAAAGCATTTTCTTTGAGAAACTTAGGattgattttaaagttGATATGTTAATTCAACGATTTGGCAGAAATGTTAGTAGTTATTGTATAGCGTTTTGGGCTGCTATTAGCGTCtttcactattattatttacttttagttatttataattaacttttttttatttatgcACTATTTTCTGAAccaaattattatacaatctaatataaacaaacgATTATCGAAAATTAAATTAGTcgcaaataaaataaaaactgtATTGATCTAATCACACACATCTATTTCTTATGTATTCAATACGTTTAAAgccaaatattattatgtatCTAAGAGAATGTATCTTAAAAAGGGTTAATAAACTAACTTTATACTTCGTTacttgt
This window harbors:
- a CDS encoding uncharacterized protein (similar to Saccharomyces cerevisiae YDL130W-A | STF1 | STabilizing Factor (paralog of YDL181W | INH1)), producing the protein MSTMLTRSVRTLSKQLSTPVRLYSTGGSAGSIGSTRTDGSSDNFVKRERAQEDYFIIQREKEELQKLKEQLKSHEDKVEKLKKEIDGFSSKK